In the Telopea speciosissima isolate NSW1024214 ecotype Mountain lineage chromosome 6, Tspe_v1, whole genome shotgun sequence genome, ATGTCCAtataaatgaaattttattacaaatataataatattagTTGTGCATAGTTCTTCCCCTGGGGTGGGGGAACCAGAAACAAAATAAAGCAATTGTTCTACAAGCTGAATCCACAAGATATTAGAAGGGGACTTGCTTTTGACTCTTCCCTGCTTGATCTTGAGTTAGATACTTTTCAGGATAAATACCAAATCTTGTGTGGCAGACTTCACTTCTTTAGTCCTATATGGATGGATCCAGGATCAAACAAACTACAGAATAATCTAATAACTCGTTTTTTTCTGCCATGATGGGTCCATcttcattttggtttttttttttttaatatttgttttgttttcttttgccATGCTTCCCAAATTTTGTCAACTAAAGACTCTTATTGTTGGTTTTATAACTGATCTAGGGGAAAAAGAGATGCTGACTAAGTTGGTTCCTTTGTATTAAAAGTAAAATCTGGTATAAGAACAGCAAAGATCCAGGCGTTgacctttgttttgttttgttttgttttgtttttttccttgtgACAGTGACATGGAATGTTACCTGCACATATTCTCAGTTCCTGTCTCAGAAGACTCCCACTTGCTGTGTCTCGCTTTCTTCCTTCTATAATGACACAATAGTGCCCTGTCCAACATGCACCTGTGGCTGTATGAACAATATAACTCATCCAGGGAGCTGTGTAGAGTAAGCTCTGGCATGAATCCTTATTCTGCTACTCTGGCATCTTTATTGTTCttcaatcaaatcaatttctgtgttttggaaatgatgtgatggagattttttttggtttcttttcctttgttttggcTTATTACAGGGGGAACTCGCCATATTTAGCTTCAGCTATTGCAGGTTCAGGAAAAAATAGCTATACTCCTCTGGTCCAATGCACTAACCATATGTGCCCGATCCGGGTTCACTGGCATGTTAAGCTTAATTACAAGCAGTATTGGCGAGTGAAGATCACAATTACAAATTTCAATTACAGGATGAACTACACACAGTGGAACTTGGTCGTACAACACCCAAATTTTGACAATCTCACCCAGCTTTTCAGTTTTAATTACAAATCATTGACTCCTTATGGTGCCATAAGTAAGTTAAATTCGCAGTTGTATTCCATTCCTGTTCCTTttctattatattttatttgttttagtgtGTAATGGTGTTCTATTACCTTCCTAATTAGTATGAGGCTTTCTCTGGGTACCTAACTACTTTCTAAAGGAAGGTTGGAAGTACTAGAGAAGGACAACATTAATACTGAAGTGTCGTAAGGGTGAGGCATCTGAATGAACTATGACTATCTTCTTGCCCTTAGTGTAGCAAGCTCATCCTCCTGAGAATTAGCTGATCTTGGTGTCCTGTTGAACGTGATGTTTATGGAGGAAATCAGGCATCAGATCCCCCTTATGAATTGTGATATCTTCGAAGGACCTGTATAGATCTGTATCAACCATTAATATTGTTGTGTCCCCTCAAAAGTGTCTCCAGTGGCAAGCATCTTGTACTCTTAGGGCCCACCCCAAGGGCATTAGTCTCACTTGATTATGTCCATATACTGTATCACTTTCCAGAACCATTTTTAAGCATGTTCAATAGTAGAGGGATATCAATTCACCAATGAGCAACCAACAGGATTTGAGTTTGATGGCATTTCCCAAGGGAAGGGGACCCAAGATTTAATAGTCTGTGGCAGTCTCAGAATCTTACGCATAATCTTGTATGTTCGGATAAATTgcaataacttaaaacaaggcCTATTGACTCTCAACATGTTATTCCGATGGAGATGATCTCCTAACGTGGACACATCTTGGAAGACCTTTCCCACTCATCCCAGGTTCTCTGCAGGCCTGTCAGCAGCACAAGTCATAATGGGATCTTCCCAATCTAGGTGAAGGAACCTTGGATGACACCCAGGAGAAGTTCATACCAATTGGGAAAAAACCCAGCCTGTTGATGCTACCGAGATCCAATCATGGAAAAagaactcaccgagatctcggctagTCGGTAATATCTCGGTATTTTGAAATACCAAGATGAGATGATAGGCAAGTTAGGAGAACTGCATTGTCTCGACCGAgaccaccgagatctcggtggttTCGGTCATCTCGGTTTGAGATCTCGGTGGTCTCggtcatctcggtgggaaacTTTGGTAAACAGACACTCATTAAAGCTACTTGTGCATAAATAACATAAATGATGCTTGTGCATACATCCAATCTTCGGTGAGGCTTATTAAATTGGATGATCTGAGGTGATTGCTACTTGTGCTACATATAACATAAATGATAGGCATATTATGGGGTTGATCTTTCCCATAATATGACcatccccagaccccacagtggcaggagtctcgtgcactgggtacgcccttttttttattatggggTTGATCTTTCATCATTTTCCACTAAAAAATTTGGTCAGTTCTCTACTTCGTTTCTGAATGCTTTGAAACgatgataatgacataatgtgGAATTTCTTAATTCTCTGTTGCAGACGACACTGCCATGCTGTGGGGGGTTAAATTCTACAATGATTTGCTTATGCAAGCTGGCCCTCTAGGGAATGTACAGTCAGAGCTACTATTCCAGAAGGACCCATCAACTTTCACTTTTGATAAGGGATGGGCTTTCCCTCGGCGTATTTATTTTAATGGTGATAACTGTGTCATGCCACCACCAGATGCCTATCCATGGCTGCCAAATGCCAGTAGTCGGCCAGTTATCTCCTTGCTTTGTTCTATCACTGCCTTGCTGGTATCGTTGGCTTTCTTATTGTCTTATGACTACTGAACAATATCAAGGTCGTACTGCAAATACCAACTGGATAAGATCATCTGAAGCTTATGACACATTAGTCGATGGCCTGTTCCGGAACTACAGATTCAAAGTGGGTTCAGGTGCGCTGTAACTGTGGGAACAAAATTTCATTCTGTTTTCTGTATTGACGAGCTGAATTCACTGCCAATTCTGTATGTTAAGCTGTTGTATCGTATTTTTATTTATACAGTTAGTCATATTGTCTGTAAGAGATCCATATCAGAATTGTTCTTCTCATTGTAATGATTCACAGGGATACCAGAAATAATATATTGTTTTGATCTTAGAATTATAATGATATCTCATTTTCATGTTCTTGCATGATCTGCATTTATCTAATTGAATCATGACAAAACCAAAATTTACAATAGTTGCATTCTCATGAGTTAGAAATAAGAACTTATCTTCTTGGACAAAATCAGTTCCCACCCTTATatttgttcagttttggttgaTATGGGGTAGACCTGCATCCATGGGTTTTGAGGTGTGCTGTATCAACCAATTGAGTTCCACGGTTATGGCCATAGGTGCTTGCAAGTGTATGCACAATAATATGCTTATGCAAATATTTGGCCTATATCTTAGCGTGTTTAGGGTCACATCCCATTGTCTTTTGCGTGTGTGAATTTGCAGCTTTTTTCTTATTGCATGTTTTCCATATCTGGCCATTCtgtgtgtctctctctgtctctgtgtttgtttttttttttttttggaggcaGGGTACAAAATTACTATTCTACTGCATTCTGCTGGTCACTAGCAAAAGAAAATATGAACCAAACAATATCAGGGAATCCTTCTGAGGGTTGGAAAATCCACCATCCTGAGCAGAACCCGAACGCCTGACTATACATGTTGCTAGTCAATCCATTGACATGGTTTACCTTTTAGCTGGTGCCCATCATAACCCAAAGCAGACTAATGTGAGGAACTTAACCATCAGAATTTGAATCTAGTACAcgggtggtttggggttttttttttgtgtgtgtgtgtggggggggggggggagagtatGATAAATGATATGGTGGAAAAACATAGATGGTTAGTGAGTGCACAGACTGTCTGATTTTGGGCCACATCCCATCAAAGTAAGTGACCCACCAATTAGGTAATCTGAATTCTGAACCAATGATTCAAAGCACACATGCAAGTAATGTAAGAGATGGGAATGGGTCCACTAAAAATGTTGAACATCGGGTtgatcatgtattttttttgtgtgtatatCTGTTTCTGTGTCAATGCCTGTGCCTGTAAGAGGCCAAGAGCCAAATGGGAGCTACTCAATTGATACTTGAGAAGCAAAAGTCCCTTAATAGGAGCCTAAGGACCATATGATTCTAATAGTTTAAAAGATGATCATCACTGCCTGTTCAAATTTCAAATGAGCTCAAGGTGCCACTTATTCAGATAATCAAATTAATAGTTCAAATTCTGTAAACTATGTATTGCCAAATGTGCAACAGAGTGCAGTGCAATATCAATACATGTGAACAGTTTTGGTAGATCTGGGTCATGTTTCTCCCTGCTCTTCCAGATGAAACAAACATTAATAACAGTCAACCTTCTAATTTCATGGAGTTATTCTTCTTTGGTTCTGTATAAGAATTTCACAAAACCGGAACCTCGTTCACTCTCTTTAGATTATTATGAAAGAATTTTTTGATGCTAACATGTACCTGCATTTCCAGTTAAAACCAGTGAAAAATGTTTCCAGGATAaaatggattttcttttttctactcTTAAAGCTTTCTGGGAACTGTTTTTGCACCTGTACAATCTCTATCACAAGACGGTCATCAATAGGAAAAGCAGAGAAACCACCAATGTAGGGATTGAAAGAGGAATTCCAAGGGCAGAATTTGGCATGAATGGATATGTATCAGGTGGAGGTAGCATGCATTCGTCGCCATTAAAATAGACTTTCCGGGGAAATGCCCATCCTTGCTTGAAGGTGAATGTGTTCAGGTCCTTCTGAAGAAGTACTTCTGACTGGACGTTTCCGTGTTGCCCAGCCTCCATCAGTAAGTCATTATAGAACTTCATGCCGTAAAACATTCCAGTGTCATCTGCATTTAAGAATCACCAGAGAAGTTTCAGGGTAATCTCTCAAAAAGAAGATGCCATAAGAAAATCAGGTAATGTTTCCTTGAATGATGAATCAAtgtaaaaataggaaaataagtCACAGTTTTTGGTGAGGGTCTTTGGGCATGGCAGATGAAGGTGGGTTTTATGGTCACTAAAATCTTGGGATCAGTAGTTGCCTTGATTGTTGAAATAGTGGATAAACTTTCCTGATCAGAGTCAATTGCTTTTGCAGACAAAAGTTCATTCTTTTCTCTAAGTGCTTATGACTGCCACACCTCCCTGTTCAGGATAGCCTCTTTAATTATACCCAGTGTCACTTACAAATGCATAAGCAGATTAATCTAGTAAGCTAGTAGTGCATGGAACACTATCTTTGCAAATTTTAGGCTTTTAGAAGATGAGAGGAAAGCCAAAGGTGAGTATTCTCTGCTAACGAGTCAACAACAGATACAAGATCTATATTTGTTTAGAAAACCCCAATTACGAAATGAATTTGTACTTACTTATAGATTGGTAAGGGACAAGAGGCTTGTAGTCAAAACTGAAAACTTGAGTGACATTATTGAGATTTGGATGCTGTGCGACTAACGTCCACTGTGTGTAGTTCATCCGGTAGTTAAAATTGGTGACAGAAATCTTCACACGCCAGTACTCCTTGTAGTTGAGCTTTACATGCCAATGCACTCTTATAGGGCACATATGGCGTGTGCACTGCAGTAATGGGTTGTTGTCCTTCGTTGGAGTGTTGTTCCCCACCATACTAAGCAGGTTTGAATCACTTCTGTAATACCATTCACAACCACAAGTGTTTAGATACATAAATTCTACTCTGTTTTGTTGTACATTTTATGTGGTAGCAGGGATAATGAGTTAAGAGGATTACTGGACACAGTTGTTCTTGTTTTGGCAACCACAAGCACAATTGGGACATGGAATGATGGTCTCATTGTAGAAGGATGAGAAGGATACACAACAGCTTGGGGTCTTCCGggctaagaattgtgaataagtACATGTCACATTCCATGTCACTGtagaaaaaaattgaagttaAAGAAATATATCAATAATCATGGTCAAAAGATTTTAATACATAGAAAAAGCTGCTATTAGTAACTGTTGGGATTCCACATCGGATGTGAGTAGTCTATTGTGGTGAATTATGGATACTTGGGCACCCTTTCCTTAATGGTTaccttttaaggatgagttttaTCGAAGTATCTAACTGGTATCAGTGCTTCCAGGTTTTCTGGGTAACAAATAAAATTGATAGAAGTTAAGAAGACAGACTTACTAAGTGCCTGTGTTTTACGGCGACGGTCAGGGGTGAGGAAAATGGTGGGTGGCACAACCTTTGCAGGACCACAAGTGTAGCCCGGTCCTGGACCGAGCAAAGTGAAGTTCTTGGGGAGTTTGACAGTCTTGTTTGTGGTACCAGCTTGGCCAACACTGACTTGGAAGGCTGAGATTGATTGGGAAGGATCTTGACCCCAAGCAGCCACCACTCCACCTTTGCAGCAATTGGTAAATTGTTGATTGTAAGGGACACCAGGGAGTAAGTCAACAACTGTGGGATTCTTCTTGCAACAATGTGGAACGTTCCCTTTGAACTTGGAACAATCTCCTTGTTCTGTAGCTTGTGCTCCCACCATCGACCATATCACTTCTTTCTtagcccaaacccaacccaagtTCCACCCAGGGCTCATTATGTGCCGGTACATTTGGAAGTTGTTCATTGTCACTGTTGCCtgaaaaaacatatatatttaaCACTGAACACAAAAAGATcatattctaccaaaaaacataAGATCACATATATTATCTTGGATGATTATGGATTTGTTGTTATGAAGTATCCTCACACACTCAAGGGTTTAAATCTCCAGATCTGAAACCAATAAGACCATGGTTTGAGGGATCGGCCGATCTGGATTGGTGTCGGCAGTCGGCACTGGCCAATCCTGTATCTATGAAATGGTACAGATCAAGGGTAAAACTAGGGACAAAATCGTCCGATCCGGGCCTATCTGTATGAGTATCATATTGGTTTCTAGGGTGACCAATCCCTGATCCCTGATTATTTAATAAAGACCATTGTTTACTCCAGTTTGCgctgttattttctttttcttctattggtagaaataatttatttaaGGAAACAAGGAACTCACCACATAACCATCTGGGGTCCAAGACATTATATCCCATTTGATTGTTATGTTTCCATTGGGATCTAAAGGATCATATGCAGCTAATAttcacaaaaacaaaatcaaaataaaatcagTACTGAAGAGA is a window encoding:
- the LOC122664013 gene encoding COBRA-like protein 1 isoform X2 produces the protein MYNFQQYRHIQAPGWQLGWTWAKKEVIWSAMGGQATEQGDCSRFKATTPHCCKKDPTIVDLLPGTPYNQQIANCCKGGVINSWAQDPANAASSFQLSVGQAGTTNRTVRVPKNFTLKAPGPGYTCGPAKIVKPTRFVSADQRRATQALMTWNVTCTYSQFLSQKTPTCCVSLSSFYNDTIVPCPTCTCGCMNNITHPGSCVEGNSPYLASAIAGSGKNSYTPLVQCTNHMCPIRVHWHVKLNYKQYWRVKITITNFNYRMNYTQWNLVVQHPNFDNLTQLFSFNYKSLTPYGAINDTAMLWGVKFYNDLLMQAGPLGNVQSELLFQKDPSTFTFDKGWAFPRRIYFNGDNCVMPPPDAYPWLPNASSRPVISLLCSITALLVSLAFLLSYDY
- the LOC122664014 gene encoding COBRA-like protein 4 encodes the protein MTFFSGAAAYDPLDPNGNITIKWDIMSWTPDGYVATVTMNNFQMYRHIMSPGWNLGWVWAKKEVIWSMVGAQATEQGDCSKFKGNVPHCCKKNPTVVDLLPGVPYNQQFTNCCKGGVVAAWGQDPSQSISAFQVSVGQAGTTNKTVKLPKNFTLLGPGPGYTCGPAKVVPPTIFLTPDRRRKTQALMTWNVTCTYSQFLARKTPSCCVSFSSFYNETIIPCPNCACGCQNKNNCVQSDSNLLSMVGNNTPTKDNNPLLQCTRHMCPIRVHWHVKLNYKEYWRVKISVTNFNYRMNYTQWTLVAQHPNLNNVTQVFSFDYKPLVPYQSINDTGMFYGMKFYNDLLMEAGQHGNVQSEVLLQKDLNTFTFKQGWAFPRKVYFNGDECMLPPPDTYPFMPNSALGIPLSIPTLVVSLLFLLMTVL
- the LOC122664013 gene encoding COBRA-like protein 1 isoform X1, with amino-acid sequence MGLPFSSGTRSISKLNSFPILLLFLLSIFSFTSTEAYDPLDPTGNITIKWDLIGWTPDGYVTVVTMYNFQQYRHIQAPGWQLGWTWAKKEVIWSAMGGQATEQGDCSRFKATTPHCCKKDPTIVDLLPGTPYNQQIANCCKGGVINSWAQDPANAASSFQLSVGQAGTTNRTVRVPKNFTLKAPGPGYTCGPAKIVKPTRFVSADQRRATQALMTWNVTCTYSQFLSQKTPTCCVSLSSFYNDTIVPCPTCTCGCMNNITHPGSCVEGNSPYLASAIAGSGKNSYTPLVQCTNHMCPIRVHWHVKLNYKQYWRVKITITNFNYRMNYTQWNLVVQHPNFDNLTQLFSFNYKSLTPYGAINDTAMLWGVKFYNDLLMQAGPLGNVQSELLFQKDPSTFTFDKGWAFPRRIYFNGDNCVMPPPDAYPWLPNASSRPVISLLCSITALLVSLAFLLSYDY